GTTACAAGTAAATGCACAACAACCCGACGAATGGAAGATCTTGGCTTTTAACCATCAATAGAGAGAGTTTCAATTCCTTAATGTATTTTAGCTGAATCATTAAAGCTGAGGCGATCGCTCTTTCCAAGTGGTAGCTTGTTCGTAAGCATAACCGACGTGAAATAGTTGGTCTTCCCGCAGCACTTTTCCGATTAGCTGTAAACCGATGGGTAAGTTTTGGCGATCGAACCCACAGGGAATGCTTAAACCAGGTAAGCCAGCTAGATTCACCGAAATTGTCATCAAATCTGACAAATACATACTTAAAGGATCTGCTGTCTTCTCACCAGCTTTAAATGCTGTAGTTGGTGCCGTTGGAGAAAGTAAAACATCAACCTTGGTAAAAGCGGTTTCAAAGTCTTGTTTAATCAAAGTGCGGACTTTTTGCGCTTTGAGGTAATAAGCATCATAATAACCAGCAGATAGGGCATAAGTTCCTACCATAATCCGCCGTTTGACTTCTGCACCAAACCCACTAGCGCGGGTGCGAGTATACATATCCATGAGGTTTTCAGCATTATCTGCCCGTAAACCGTATTTAACGCCATCATAACGGGCTAAATTAGCGGAAGCTTCCGAAGGCGCGATAATATAATAGGCGGGTAATCCATATCCAAATCTGGGACAAGATATCTCTTGAATTTCTGCACCTAAATCCCGTAAGGTTTCAATTGCTTTATTTACGGCTTCTGCTACTTCGGTATCTAAACCTTCCCCAAACGTTTCGGTGATTACTCCTATTTTCAACCCTTTTAACTCTGTTTTCAGAGATTGAGTGTAATCTGGGATGGAAACTTGCAAACTAGTAGAATCTTTCGGATCGTAACCAGCGATCGCTCCCATTAAAATGGCTGTATCTTCTACGCTTCGTCCAAATGGTCCAATTTGGTCTAAAGAGGAGCCATAAGCTACCAAACCAAACCGAGATACTAGTCCGTAAGTCGGTTTTAACCCTACCACTCCGCAGAAAGAAGCTGGTTGACGAATCGAACCACCCGTATCCGAACCTAAAGCTACCACGCACTCATCAGCAGCGACAGCAGCAGCAGAACCCCCCGAAGAACCTCCAGGAACTCGCGACAAATCCCAAGGATTAGCCGTGACTTGATAAGCGGAGTTTTCCGTGGAACTTCCCATCGCAAACTCATCTAAGTTCGTTTTCCCCACCGTAATGGCTCCAGCTTCTGCTAGCTTCTGGGTAACTGTCGATTCATAAGGAGGGACAAAGTTCTCTAAAATTTTAGATCCGCAAGTCGTGCGAATCCCCTTGGTACACATATTATCTTTCACACCCAAGGGAATGCCAGCTAACAAGCCGATTTCCTCATTGGCGGCAATTTTGGCATCTACAGCTTGAGCTTGAGCTAACGCCAGATCTGCTGTCACAGACAAAAAACTGCGTAATTGAGGCTCTAGAGCCTGAATCCGGTTTAATGCAGCTTGGGTTATCTCCACTGCCGAACGTTCTTTGTTGACTAGTTGCTGATGTAACTCGCGGATCGATGCCATTGCTTGCTAACCTTTTAAGACTGACAATCCAGATTTCAGTATATAGACCTTTGGCGCAAACAACTACGGGTAGGATTTCAATCGTTGCTTACTGGATGGTTATTATCTACTATTTAGATTAACTAAATCTCCAGATCTTTTCAGAATTGAAATTAAATATTTGCCCCAACCAAGAATTAGGATATTCGCCCAAAACATATAACATTTTAGATGGTTATCTTTGACCTTGTGCCAAATTTCGGAACCGAGTAAATTGAGGATCGAAAAGTAGTTTAACCGTCCCTGTAGGACCATTACGATGTTTAGTAATAATTACTTCTGTAACTCCTCGATCTGGTGTATCCTGATTATAATATTCATCGCGATATAGCATAACAACTAGATCTGCATCTTGTTCAATACTATTATGAGTAAATATGTGGTTGGCAACAAAATTGTGATATTTTGAGATGGTTAAATCATAAACTTCAGTTTCTCCATCTGGGGTAATAGAAACAATTTTATCCCAATAAATATCGTTGGTAGATAACTCTAAAAGCTTTTGAGATTGGATGAATTCACCTATCCTTATGGCTGGTTCTTGGCTAACATTTTGTGGGAAAACAGGGGCATAATTTACACCTATTTTTTCTTGACACTCTATTGATAAAACGAGATTAGCTAAATCTTCTTCTCTGGTGGTATATTGAATAGAGTGACGAGGCAAAGTGCATCCATCCCCTAGCAAATGCCCCAGTAAAGCCAGTTCAGGATCGCTCATGGTTTGGGTAGAGGAACTGGGTAGATATCGAGGTAATGCAAGGCGATCGCCCACTTTAAGTTCATCTAATCGCTTCCAACCATCCCTAGCCAAAAACTTGTGATTTCCAGTTGCTCTAATACTGCGTCCTAAACTAGTTTTAAGGCAAAATACTGGTTTTACGCCAGTAGAAAAAGCGTTAGTAACGACACCTTTTTCGATCTTATTATTAGCTTCATTAAGTGCCCAAACCGTAAAACCCGACTTTCCGACTAAATCCCGAATCGGTACTTCTACTTCAGTATCAGCTAGAGAGATGAGGGTATCGCCACTCAAACAACCCGATTCTCGCAAATCTGACATCATCGGGCGCTTATTATTCCGAGCTTCTACACCCCGACTCAACTGCGATAGAGCGATAATTGGACAATTTAGTTCTCTAGCTAATCCTTTGAGAGAACGAGTAATTTTAGATAACTCTTGGACTCGATTATCTCCAGACCCTTCCATTAATTGGATATAATCGAGCATAATCAGCCCCAACTTCCCGCCTTTTTCAGTTTGCAGGCGACGGGAGAGCGATCGCATCTGCATCACGGTCATATTAGCAGTATCATCAATATACAGGGGCAATTCTGATAGCACCCCGATGGCTCGACTCAGCAGGGGCCATTCGTTTTGTGAGAGTCTTCCTGCCCGCAAGCGATTACTTTCTACCCCCGCTTCTGTAGATAACATCCTTTGTACCAGTTGTTCATTCGACATTTCTAGGCTAAAAATAGCCACTGGTAATTTGTGTAATTCAGCAATATTACGCGCCACATTAATGGCAAAAGAGGTTTTCCCCATTGAAGGTCTACCAGCCACAATTATTAAATCTGAAGGCTGGAAACCACCAGTCATAGCATCTAGATCGTAAAAATTGCAAGTGACACCTGGTAAAGAAACCTCTTGGTTGCGGGTTTCAATCTCTTGAAAGGTGTGAATTAAAGTATCGCTAACGGCGATTAAGCCTTCCTGGGGGCGAGTTTGCGTTAGTTGAAAGATTTTCTGTTCTGAAGAGTCAAGAACGTTTTCTAAAGGTTCTGTCGCTTGGTAACCTAATTGAACAATATCATTCCCTGCTTTAATCAGTTGGCGGCGAACGTACTTATCAATTACTAATGCAGCCAAAGCATCAATATTAACAGCACTAACGGTTCTTTCTACCAATTGAGCTAATTTAGCTATACCACCTATCTTCTCTAATAACTCGCGATCCCGCAGCCAAGCGGCTACATTCATCAAATCTGTAGGTTTATGTTGATTATGTAGCCCTACAGTAGCTTCATATATATCGCGGTGAGCCTTAATGTAAAATACTTCTGGTTTGAGAGTTTCGACCACTCGGTTGATCGCTTCTGGATCGAGTAGGATACCTCCCAAAATAGCTTCTTCTGCATCTATGTTTTGAGGAGGAAGCCGAGCAGCGTCACCAAAAGCTTGCCAGTTCAATTCTTCAGCCATAAAATTTGAGGGAGGAGTAACCTATTACCAAGATCTTCTTCCCCCCAAAATAACCTATTCAGGTATAACTTCGATTTCCACAGTCGCAGTAACTTCGGGATGGAGTTTGATTTCCACTTTGTAAGTTCCAGTTTTGCGGATTTCTGGGACGGTAATACCCCGTTTATCAACTTCTTGATGGGCGTTTTGTTGGATCGCATCAGCTACATCTTGAGCCGTAATAGAACCAAAAATTGCTTCTTGTTCGCCAACTTGCTGACGGATTTGGTATTTACCAATGGTTTCTAAAGCGGTTTTGCGAGTTACTGCTTCTTGCTTCTCGGCTAATAGGCGTTGTCTTTCCTTTTCGCGACGGGTTTCTACTTGCTTGAGAATCCCAGCGTTAGCAGTTACACCGAAACCTTGAGGAATGAGATAATTACGGGCATAGCCTGGAGCTACTTCCACTAGGTCACCATTTT
Above is a window of Merismopedia glauca CCAP 1448/3 DNA encoding:
- a CDS encoding replicative DNA helicase, yielding MAEELNWQAFGDAARLPPQNIDAEEAILGGILLDPEAINRVVETLKPEVFYIKAHRDIYEATVGLHNQHKPTDLMNVAAWLRDRELLEKIGGIAKLAQLVERTVSAVNIDALAALVIDKYVRRQLIKAGNDIVQLGYQATEPLENVLDSSEQKIFQLTQTRPQEGLIAVSDTLIHTFQEIETRNQEVSLPGVTCNFYDLDAMTGGFQPSDLIIVAGRPSMGKTSFAINVARNIAELHKLPVAIFSLEMSNEQLVQRMLSTEAGVESNRLRAGRLSQNEWPLLSRAIGVLSELPLYIDDTANMTVMQMRSLSRRLQTEKGGKLGLIMLDYIQLMEGSGDNRVQELSKITRSLKGLARELNCPIIALSQLSRGVEARNNKRPMMSDLRESGCLSGDTLISLADTEVEVPIRDLVGKSGFTVWALNEANNKIEKGVVTNAFSTGVKPVFCLKTSLGRSIRATGNHKFLARDGWKRLDELKVGDRLALPRYLPSSSTQTMSDPELALLGHLLGDGCTLPRHSIQYTTREEDLANLVLSIECQEKIGVNYAPVFPQNVSQEPAIRIGEFIQSQKLLELSTNDIYWDKIVSITPDGETEVYDLTISKYHNFVANHIFTHNSIEQDADLVVMLYRDEYYNQDTPDRGVTEVIITKHRNGPTGTVKLLFDPQFTRFRNLAQGQR
- the rplI gene encoding 50S ribosomal protein L9 — encoded protein: MAKRVQLVLNQDVRKLGKNGDLVEVAPGYARNYLIPQGFGVTANAGILKQVETRREKERQRLLAEKQEAVTRKTALETIGKYQIRQQVGEQEAIFGSITAQDVADAIQQNAHQEVDKRGITVPEIRKTGTYKVEIKLHPEVTATVEIEVIPE
- the gatA gene encoding Asp-tRNA(Asn)/Glu-tRNA(Gln) amidotransferase subunit GatA, encoding MASIRELHQQLVNKERSAVEITQAALNRIQALEPQLRSFLSVTADLALAQAQAVDAKIAANEEIGLLAGIPLGVKDNMCTKGIRTTCGSKILENFVPPYESTVTQKLAEAGAITVGKTNLDEFAMGSSTENSAYQVTANPWDLSRVPGGSSGGSAAAVAADECVVALGSDTGGSIRQPASFCGVVGLKPTYGLVSRFGLVAYGSSLDQIGPFGRSVEDTAILMGAIAGYDPKDSTSLQVSIPDYTQSLKTELKGLKIGVITETFGEGLDTEVAEAVNKAIETLRDLGAEIQEISCPRFGYGLPAYYIIAPSEASANLARYDGVKYGLRADNAENLMDMYTRTRASGFGAEVKRRIMVGTYALSAGYYDAYYLKAQKVRTLIKQDFETAFTKVDVLLSPTAPTTAFKAGEKTADPLSMYLSDLMTISVNLAGLPGLSIPCGFDRQNLPIGLQLIGKVLREDQLFHVGYAYEQATTWKERSPQL